A genomic window from Caldisericia bacterium includes:
- a CDS encoding (2Fe-2S) ferredoxin domain-containing protein produces the protein MKVEELRKLRERLKKKIRLRNKNIRIRIIVGMATSGIASGARETLKAILEEIEKRNLTDVLVTQSGEKGLHPEEPTVVVEDMEKKIRTIYGGVSPEVARMIIAEHIVYGRPVKKYIVQREKMEEE, from the coding sequence TTGAAGGTAGAAGAACTGAGAAAATTAAGAGAAAGGCTGAAAAAGAAGATAAGACTTAGAAACAAAAATATAAGAATAAGAATCATAGTGGGAATGGCAACAAGTGGTATTGCTTCTGGAGCAAGGGAGACATTAAAGGCAATATTAGAAGAAATAGAAAAGAGGAATCTTACAGATGTTTTGGTAACTCAGAGTGGGGAAAAGGGACTTCATCCTGAAGAACCAACAGTGGTGGTAGAGGATATGGAGAAAAAAATAAGAACAATCTACGGAGGAGTGAGTCCAGAGGTAGCAAGGATGATAATTGCTGAGCATATTGTGTATGGAAGACCTGTAAAGAAATATATAGTTCAAAGAGAAAAAATGGAGGAAGAGTGA